DNA sequence from the Cataglyphis hispanica isolate Lineage 1 chromosome 12, ULB_Chis1_1.0, whole genome shotgun sequence genome:
atatttctgtgtaTAAATATGCACAGTTTTGATCAAAAACGGAATgattttagtaatttataaaaaaatagattatctctaatatatatatatatatatatatatatatatatatatatatatatatatatgagaagtatttattattaacccATACCTGATATAACGTTCAGCATAGGTTCATTAATAGAGTGATATCCGTGAATAAAAACAGTAGTTTCACGTTTATCTTCATTTGTCAAGTTATATGCTTGctctatacaatttaaatcttGTATGAGACAGTCGGTTGATGTCAAATTTGTATcattgctaaaaaatatttaccacTTATAAATCAAATGACATAATTAATTGCTTCTTTTTTGCACAgagagtaaataaataataaatcagctACTTTCAAAATGTATAGCAttgttaattttcaaaaaattttctaacattttaaataattattgaaacgttttcttcaaaataatatatatatatatatatatatatatatatatatatatatagatatgtataaaagcatataaataattaccacGCATAAAAAGACAGAAGCATTTTTGTTGGATCAATGTCtgcatctataaaattataaaatttatggcaTGATGATTATTAGTCTATTACATTCATTAccaatattttacacatttttcacattatttacaaaatgtctcaaatttaaactttggaattttataacaaaaatatgtttaatatagatGAATATATAGATTACACCATCACCTTTATCATCAATTTCCGTATTAATACTTGTCACTGATGTTGCAATGTTAAAGATGCAAAATAgaagatatatgtatgcagATGTACTGCAAAtcatattgtaaaattgtttttttattgatgaatgaccgtaaaaaaaattatataaaagatgtaacaaaatttatataaattttcaagatcCGCTTTCTTTAATGTTCATTTACAACTGTATGATGATACACGcttacgtgtatatatacatactctactataaagatatatatatagttatctGTAGGTTATCTCAGAATTTGACCAACAAACCTCAAATGGTTATATAAGATACGAAAATAAACTtgcttataaatatgtatagacTGCGGATCTCTACATCTTATGTAatcagaatatttcaaaaaataagaaaagatagtTGCAACGTGATATGATCACCAACGATAGTGAAAGAATAAGATGTTGCCTCAGATATCGGCCCGAGGACATTTTCGGGCACTCGTTCTGCAGAACCGATATCACCTTACATATCGAAATCAGGTAAAAggatttcttttatcaatcttttatctatttattattacgtatattattacatatatattacatatataatgtatatacacgaaaaaaaaaaattagctgcCGTAGCTGAAAACTGCGTGGTAACTATATTTCAGTCGTAATATATGGACAGCAAACATCTTAGCTGTGGTATCGATTTACTAAGTGCAACAGCGAACATATTAGCTgtgatatctatttattagaAGTAACAGCAAACCGTTTTGCTGTagtttacaaatttcttttgcaaacCATGATTAGCTATGataacgaaaattttttttttccgtgatATATATGAACTTCTCAATTAGTTATCTGTTAATTTTatctgttaattatttatgaaactaTATTGTTTTCATCTCAAAGAGAAACGTTCTCTAATTGACTGCTAGACAATAAGTGCCGGTTCTGCAAGaagattgaatttaattattaaattgtggGAGTAAAAAaggagattgaaaaaaaattattcttacgcTTTCTTATCTATATGCGGTCCTAGATAAATGCTATCAGTGTTCTGGCAATACTCGTTGAAACGCAGATTCATAAAACAATTCGGGCATTTGGTGATCGGGTATCTCGTTTCATTTCTTACAGCATCGGAATACCATTCCATTGCTTTAAAGTGACTTACACCCTAGTGCACAAAAATATACCATATGGAATCACATCCAAATTCCAACAATACATCCTACTTTATATCATACTATGTATATTTGCGTATTATAATAAGCGACAAATATGACCGCATTTTTAAATTCGTTTGTGCAATATTTgtgcgcaaatatttttataatagacaAACACAAAAAtcctacattatatttttcaaagcaatttttttggtattatcaagattgaaatttttaatgacaatattTAGTACTAACGCGGAGAAAAACTCTGAACAAAACTTGAGAATATAGTAAATTGAATTACATGGTATATCTGATGACGAACAACAGCCAGGCTGCGGTGCCACTCCAGCGTtggcataaatatttagagtACCTACTTCCTTAATAGTGCCGTACCCATTGCCATccgtgtaaaaaatatcggTCAAATTTGCGACATCGGGATTTATTTGACAATCATTGTACATGTCAGTATAAAAGATGACACCCGCGGGATCTAAACCTGCATTCATCAATACGtgtattatattgtgtaatacTCTAATTTGTATTATGTAGTTGTAGAAGCAAATTGAttgttttaattctatatagttttaaaaataaacaaatttatatgtgcaaaatatagatatcgcgaaaatatttatgcgtatgtatgaatatatacattataatcaaacaaaatttgtagttaaaaaaatacgttttataacaaattagaTTATCGCTTTGCGTGCGTCAtctatcttattttttgtttttcctaacattattgcatatttccTACCAAATTTCatgcaatttttgtataattgtatcatGTCTTTTTCAGAAAGAGAATGGAAAAAAAGGCAACAATATGTCAataacatgtcttttttagAGAAGGAATCTCGCAATTTATCATGAGAAACAATCGAATCTTTCATGAAAgaggataataaatttatttaaattaataaaatactgtaATACTGAAAGAGTtcgaatttaaataagaaaaacataataagaggaaataaaaaaggacatttacagataaatataattaaatttttttttataacataccTGTGATATGTAACCAAGACAAATtagtatattttgcaatacaaCCCGCAATGTGCGCACCCATGGAAAATCCGATGAGGTGCCGTGTTTCTACATTATATCCCTTACTCTTTAACTTATTGAAAGTATTTGCGGCGATTTTTCCGATTTTAGGTGTCAAAAAAGCAGTCGAGATATTAAAGTCGCCTTCAGGTTGTAATCGAGTCCAATCAAGCAATGCAAAAGTAGAGGTATTTTGCGAGCAAAATGCTACAGAattgaaacattatatatcagcatgtaaataatttgatttatcggtatattaaaatttacgctataatatattgcgtgcacatatttttcttatatttctttttttttattttttttatttttttatgtttttttttatattattgtgtataaatGTAGTTTTGATCAAAGacggaataatttataagcaatttataaaaaaaatagattctttataatatatattgtgtatatatatatatatatatatatatatatatatatatatatatatataataacatatattaatgatcATAATACTTGGGCGACTCAATCACACTACTCGATGCAAtcatgtttcaaaaaaaacatataaaaatcgcAATATCTTATTTCATGTCACTCAATATTGAGTCgcctgtatattataattattatagattaatatatactaaagtatttaaaaaatattgtttttaatttttttaaacattattaattgtgatttacaataatttgtaaaaaataatgtatgcaaagttttatatattttatatatataataacaaaattaacaaactcaattttttttctataaacatattttatcgataatttatgatttctataattaaaagtttttcatcaaaaattcatattcaaattaatattaaataatgctacatatatatatatatatatatatatatatatatatatatatatgagaagtatttattattaacccATACCTGATATAACGTTCAGCATAGGTTCATTAATAGAGTGATATCCGTGAATGAAAACAGTAGTTTTACGTTTATCTTCACTTGTCAAGTTATATGCTTGctctatacaatttaaatcttGTATGAGACAGTCGGTTGATGTCAAATTTGTATcattgctaaaaaatatttaccacTTATAAATCAAATGACATAATTAATTGCTTCTTTTGCACAgagagtaaataaataataaatcagctACTTTCAAAATGTATAGCAttgctaattttaaaaatttctaacattttaaataattattaaaatgttttttaaaatatatatatatatatatatatatatatatatatatatataaactgttagaaaaaataagcatGTCATTTCTTCTTCAATAAGCACAAATCAAACAAGCTCAAGCAACAttagtaatatatgtatgtgataaggttgcataaataattaccaCGTATAAAAAGACAGGAGCACTTTTGTTGGATCAATGTCtgcatgtataaaattataaactttatcgCATGATGGTTATTGttctattatattcattaccatagatattttacacatttttcacattatttacatttaaagagTTTCGAATTTAAACTTCGggattttataacaaaaatacgtTTAATACCGAAGAAGTTTACACTCACCTTTATCATCAATCTTCGTATTATCACTTCTCACTGATATTGCAATGTTAAAGATGCAAAATACAAGATATATGCGGATGTACTCCAAATCATatcgaaaaattgttttatttctattgatAAATGACCGTAAAAagaatgtaacaaaatttatatgaattttcaaGACCCGCTTTCTTTAATGTTTCAGTCACGACTGTGTTTCACTCACTCATGACTTATAATATCTgtttacaaagatatatctaGAGATAGGGTCTGCAAATTAGACCGATAAACTTCAAAAGATTATATAGGacacaaaacaaaatttgcttgtaaatatagctatataatatataaacgcgCGTCTCTACATTTCCCATAGTTAgaacgtattaaaaaatagaaacagaTAGTTGCTGTATTATCACCAATCTGTCTCTATCTAAAAGG
Encoded proteins:
- the LOC126853596 gene encoding lipase member H-B-like, with product MMRSDNTKIDDKDIDPTKVLLSFYTCNDTNLTSTDCLIQDLNCIEQAYNLTSEDKRKTTVFIHGYHSINEPMLNVISAFCSQNTSTFALLDWTRLQPEGDFNISTAFLTPKIGKIAANTFNKLKSKGYNVETRHLIGFSMGAHIAGCIAKYTNLSWLHITGLDPAGVIFYTDMYNDCQINPDVANLTDIFYTDGNGYGTIKEVGTLNIYANAGVAPQPGCCSSSDIPWCKSL